A genome region from Arachis duranensis cultivar V14167 chromosome 8, aradu.V14167.gnm2.J7QH, whole genome shotgun sequence includes the following:
- the LOC107460538 gene encoding endoglucanase 25-like: MATFELEKLPLTYTHSLSDSSSAYQPFPSHSHYQKYYHYNLVITDKDQFRNFLLVSLTIILAIIALVLILHFLPHKNKHQGTSINFKLAINHALTFYDAQKSGHYPKNSPVKFRGDSGLGDGKSADTDLVGGFYDSGNNIKFTFTTAYTTTLLSWSVMEYHSKYADLGELQHVRDIIRWGSDYLLKVFILPTSSKSNLTIYSQVGNTISDKGEPKNDISCWQRPEDMDYARPVSICDSSASDLGGEIVAALSASSMVLKNDTEYSMKLVKAAETLHKLVTSEDPKKQGTYTMVDACGKQARDFYKSSSYKDELAWGGTWLFLATGNLTYLDYATETFKSAKNNESDFDNGTFDWNNKLNALAVLLTRIRYFRDPGGLYEHALRLSSNSTHSLMCSLLFNDFSRTPGGLIIMKDDNGPLLEYAATASFLSKLYSDYLHHLKFSGAKCKSNVFSVAMLREFASSQVNYILGQNPLKMSYLVGHGDKFPVQVHHRSASIPWDDKKHYSCDGGKKWLNSKDPNLQVLVGAMVGGPDMHDGFIDQRNNSRFTEPNIASNAGLVAALIALSDNSSGLKDSF, from the exons ATGGCAACTTTTGAGTTAGAGAAGCTGCCTCTTACATATACTCATTCACTTTCAGATTCTTCCTCTGCCTATCAacctttcccttctcattctcaCTACCAAAAATATTATCACTACAATCTTGTTATCACTGATAAGGACCAATTCCGTAATTTCCTTCTTGTTTCATTAACAATCATTCTTGCCATCATAGCATTGGTTCTAATCTTGCACTTTTTACCCCATAAGAACAAGCATCAAGGAACTTCAATCAATTTCAAACTCGCAATTAACCATGCTCTAACTTTTTATGATGCACAAAAAT CTGGACACTATCCGAAGAACAGCCCAGTGAAATTTCGAGGCGATTCAGGATTAGGCGATGGAAAATCAGCAGATACTGATCTTGTTGGTGGATTCTATGACTCTGGCAATAACATTAAATTTACTTTCACCACAGCTTATACTACAACCTTGTTGAGTTGGAGTGTGATGGAATATCATAGTAAATATGCTGATCTTGGTGAGCTGCAACATGTTAGGGACATAATCAGATGGGGAAGTGACTATCTCCTAAAGGTGTTCATTCTCCCAACTTCATCTAAATCTAACCTTACAATATACTCGCAG GTTGGAAATACCATTAGTGATAAGGGAGAGCCAAAAAATGATATAAGCTGCTGGCAAAGACCTGAAGACATGGATTATGCAAGACCAGTTTCAATTTGTGACAGTTCTGCTTCAGATTTAGGAGGTGAAATTGTTGCAGCATTATCTGCATCATCTATGGTATTAAAAAATGACACAGAATACTCAATGAAACTAGTCAAAGCAGCAGAAACTCTACACAAGTTAGTCACAAGTGAAGATCCAAAGAAGCAAGGAACTTACACAATGGTTGATGCATGTGGAAAACAAGCAAGAGATTTCTACAAATCATCAAGTTACAAAGATGAATTGGCATGGGGAGGAACATGGTTGTTTCTTGCTACTGGAAACTTAACTTACCTTGATTATGCTACTGAGACTTTTAAATCTGCCAAGAACAATGAATCAGATTTTGATAATGGAACCTTTGATTGGAACAACAAGCTCAATGCGCTCGCG GTTTTGCTAACAAGAATTCGATATTTTCGTGATCCTGGAGGATTGTATGAACATGCTTTGAGGCTCTCATCAAACTCAACACACTCCCTCATGTGCTCTTTGCTGTTCAATGATTTTAGCAGGACACCTG gTGGATTGATTATCATGAAAGATGATAATGGGCCATTACTAGAGTATGCTGCAACAGCATCATTCCTCAGTAAATTGTATAGTGATTATCTTCATCATCTCAAGTTCTCTGGTGCAAAATGCAAGAGTAATGTGTTTTCGGTGGCTATGCTTCGCGAATTTGCTAGTTCTCAG GTTAACTACATATTGGGACAGAATCCTTTGAAGATGAGTTACTTAGTGGGACATGGTGACAAATTTCCAGTGCAAGTTCATCACAGAAGTGCATCAATTCCATGGGATGATAAGAAGCATTATAGTTGTGATGGTGGCAAGAAATGGCTCAACTCGAAGGATCCGAATCTGCAAGTTCTTGTTGGAGCCATGGTGGGAGGGCCAGACATGCATGATGGTTTCATAGATCAAAGGAACAATTCAAGGTTCACTGAGCCAAACATAGCAAGCAATGCTGGTTTAGTTGCAGCACTTATTGCACTTTCTGATAACTCAAGTGGCTTGAAAGATTCATTTTGA